From the Leptotrichia sp. oral taxon 221 genome, one window contains:
- the speB gene encoding agmatinase — translation MKERNIHTFIGCEDEYEESKIVVFGAPFDSTTSFRPGTRFASATMRNESFGIETYSPYQDKDLEDINVFDAGDLELSFGNSESALKDIEDATAEILEDGKIPFMIGGEHSVTLGSVRAAAEKYPDLHIIQFDAHTDLRDDYLGQYYSHASVIRRCWDIVGDDKIFQFGIRSGERAEWEFAKEHLHTTKFNFGNNFDELDKVVEKLKGKPVYFTLDLDVLDPSEFPGTGTPEAGGVTFVELHKAIEKISKLNIVGLDMNELSPIYDHSGQSTALACKLLREILLFVYK, via the coding sequence ATGAAAGAAAGAAACATACACACATTTATCGGATGCGAGGATGAATACGAAGAGAGTAAAATAGTAGTTTTCGGAGCACCATTTGATAGCACAACATCATTTAGACCTGGAACAAGATTTGCTTCAGCTACGATGAGAAACGAAAGTTTTGGGATTGAAACTTATAGTCCGTATCAAGATAAAGATTTAGAAGATATTAATGTTTTTGATGCTGGAGATTTAGAATTGTCGTTTGGAAATTCAGAAAGTGCATTGAAGGATATTGAAGATGCAACAGCAGAAATCTTGGAAGATGGGAAAATACCGTTTATGATTGGTGGAGAACATTCTGTGACACTTGGATCGGTTAGAGCAGCGGCTGAAAAATATCCAGATTTACATATTATCCAATTTGATGCTCATACAGATTTGAGAGACGATTATTTAGGACAATATTATTCACACGCCTCTGTAATTAGAAGATGTTGGGATATTGTTGGAGATGATAAAATTTTCCAATTTGGTATAAGAAGTGGAGAAAGAGCTGAGTGGGAATTTGCAAAAGAACATTTACATACAACTAAGTTTAATTTTGGGAATAATTTTGATGAATTGGATAAAGTTGTAGAAAAATTGAAAGGGAAACCAGTTTATTTCACATTAGATTTAGATGTTTTGGATCCTTCGGAATTTCCAGGAACAGGAACGCCTGAAGCAGGTGGAGTAACATTCGTAGAACTTCACAAAGCAATTGAAAAAATCTCAAAATTAAATATTGTTGGATTGGATATGAATGAATTGTCACCAATTTATGACCATTCAGGACAATCAACAGCTTTGGCTTGTAAATTATTGAGAGAAATTTTGTTGTTTGTTTACAAATAA
- the speE gene encoding polyamine aminopropyltransferase yields the protein MELWYTEEHTKNVRFSIKVDKQLVTKKSKFQRIDIFESKEFGRFLTLDGFMMLTEKDEFIYHEMIVHIPMAVKNDAKKILVIGAGDGGTVRELVKYDSIERIDMVEIDKEVVDICREYLPKTACKLDDPRVNLYYEDGLKFVRSKTNEYDIVIVDSTDPFGPGEDLFTREFYGNCYNALKEDGILVNQHESPYYEADAEATQRANKQLKAVFPIATVYQLHIPTYPSGHWLFGFASKKYHPVNDLKADEWNKLGLETKYYNTELHKGSFALPNYVKKLIGQE from the coding sequence ATGGAGTTATGGTATACAGAAGAACATACGAAAAATGTTAGATTCTCGATAAAAGTTGACAAGCAATTGGTTACCAAAAAAAGTAAATTTCAAAGAATAGATATTTTTGAATCTAAAGAATTTGGAAGATTTTTGACATTAGATGGATTTATGATGTTGACTGAAAAAGATGAGTTTATTTATCATGAAATGATTGTTCATATTCCGATGGCTGTGAAAAATGATGCGAAGAAGATATTGGTAATTGGAGCTGGTGATGGTGGAACGGTTAGAGAGCTTGTAAAATACGATAGTATTGAGAGAATTGATATGGTTGAGATTGATAAAGAAGTTGTTGATATTTGTCGTGAATATTTACCAAAAACAGCTTGTAAGTTAGATGATCCGAGAGTGAATCTTTATTATGAAGATGGCTTGAAATTTGTCCGTTCTAAAACGAATGAATACGATATTGTGATTGTTGATTCGACTGATCCGTTTGGGCCTGGAGAAGATTTGTTTACGAGAGAATTTTATGGAAATTGTTACAATGCTTTGAAAGAGGATGGAATACTTGTAAATCAGCATGAAAGTCCGTATTATGAAGCGGATGCTGAAGCTACTCAAAGAGCGAATAAACAATTGAAAGCAGTTTTTCCAATAGCTACAGTTTATCAGTTGCATATACCGACTTATCCGTCAGGACACTGGTTATTTGGATTTGCGTCAAAAAAATATCATCCTGTGAATGATTTGAAGGCGGATGAATGGAATAAATTAGGATTGGAAACGAAATATTATAATACAGAATTGCACAAAGGTTCATTTGCTTTACCAAATTATGTGAAAAAATTGATTGGTCAAGAATAA
- the rlmB gene encoding 23S rRNA (guanosine(2251)-2'-O)-methyltransferase RlmB, translating to MQKIIGINPVTEALRSDKNIEKLEVYKKIKKDTIKEILNLASKRNIKVFYTDRRTENSQGVVALVSDFDYYIDFVEFLEKVLQKKKSRIVILDQVQDPRNFGAIIRSAECFGVDGIIIQDRNSVKVTETVVKSSTGAIEYVDIVKVTNISDTIDKLKQYGYTVYGAEANGETYYYEEKYPEKTCLVLGSEGNGMRKKVREHCDKIVKIHLEGKINSLNVSVAGGILLSEIAK from the coding sequence ATGCAAAAAATAATTGGAATAAATCCTGTTACAGAGGCTTTGAGATCAGATAAAAATATTGAAAAGCTGGAAGTTTATAAAAAGATAAAAAAAGATACGATAAAAGAAATTTTGAATTTGGCGAGTAAAAGAAATATTAAGGTTTTTTATACAGATAGACGGACTGAAAATTCTCAAGGAGTTGTTGCGTTAGTATCGGATTTTGATTATTATATTGATTTTGTTGAGTTTTTGGAAAAGGTTTTACAAAAGAAAAAATCTAGAATTGTAATTTTAGATCAAGTTCAGGATCCGAGAAATTTTGGTGCGATTATAAGAAGTGCTGAATGTTTTGGTGTAGATGGAATAATCATTCAAGATAGAAATAGTGTAAAAGTGACTGAAACTGTTGTGAAATCTTCGACTGGAGCGATTGAATATGTTGATATCGTAAAAGTAACAAATATTTCTGACACAATAGATAAATTAAAACAATACGGTTATACAGTTTATGGTGCAGAAGCAAATGGAGAAACTTACTATTATGAAGAAAAATATCCAGAAAAAACATGCCTAGTTTTAGGAAGTGAAGGAAATGGAATGAGAAAAAAAGTGAGAGAACATTGCGATAAAATTGTAAAAATTCACTTAGAAGGGAAAATAAATTCACTAAATGTTTCAGTAGCTGGGGGAATTTTATTATCGGAAATTGCTAAATAA
- a CDS encoding gamma carbonic anhydrase family protein, with amino-acid sequence MIYKLKERKPKISNSAFIAKNADVIGDVEIGENASIWFGAVLRGDIEKIVIGKNSNVQDNSTLHTKQGTPCIIGENVSVGHNVILHSCKIGDNVIVGMGSTIMDDAEILDNCLVGANSLVTCSTPKEEGVLILGSPAKIVRKLTDEEIKGLKANADHYVENGKLYQNYLQEIRN; translated from the coding sequence ATGATTTACAAATTAAAAGAAAGAAAACCAAAAATAAGTAATAGTGCTTTTATTGCGAAAAATGCAGATGTTATTGGCGATGTTGAAATAGGAGAAAATGCGAGTATTTGGTTTGGAGCAGTTCTTCGTGGAGATATTGAAAAAATAGTTATTGGAAAAAATAGTAATGTCCAAGATAATAGCACTTTACACACTAAACAGGGAACACCTTGTATAATAGGAGAAAATGTGTCTGTTGGGCATAATGTAATATTGCATAGCTGTAAAATTGGAGACAATGTTATAGTTGGAATGGGAAGTACAATTATGGATGATGCAGAAATACTCGATAATTGCTTAGTTGGAGCAAATTCGCTTGTAACTTGTTCTACACCAAAAGAAGAAGGCGTTTTGATTTTAGGAAGTCCAGCTAAAATTGTTAGAAAATTAACGGATGAAGAAATTAAAGGATTAAAAGCAAATGCAGATCATTATGTTGAAAATGGAAAATTGTATCAAAATTATTTACAAGAAATAAGAAATTAA
- the speD gene encoding adenosylmethionine decarboxylase, translating to MNELEKSIKLYGFNNLTKTLSFNIYDVCYAKTEREQKDYIAYIDEQYNSDRLTKILTNVAGMIGAQVLNISKQDYDPQGASVNILIAEERINPDSIDKSCNRGIPFFNSESLSEEEKDKLTDTETVHAHLDKSHITVHTFPEYHPDNSISTFRVDIDIATCGEISPLNTLNYLIDSFDSDIITIDYRIRGFTRDISGKKFFTDHNITSIQDYIEPAKLRIYDAIDVNVYQSNIFHTKMLIKEIELQNYLFNQDVYEISPKTRLEITNRLRKEMIEIYSGMNIY from the coding sequence ATGAATGAGTTGGAAAAAAGTATAAAATTATATGGTTTTAATAATTTGACAAAAACATTAAGTTTTAATATTTATGATGTTTGTTATGCTAAGACTGAAAGAGAGCAAAAAGACTATATAGCTTATATAGATGAACAATATAATTCAGATAGATTAACAAAAATATTAACAAATGTAGCGGGAATGATAGGAGCTCAAGTTTTGAACATTTCTAAACAGGATTACGATCCACAAGGAGCGTCTGTGAACATATTAATAGCAGAAGAGAGAATAAATCCAGATAGTATCGATAAATCATGTAATAGAGGGATTCCGTTTTTCAATAGTGAAAGTTTATCGGAAGAAGAGAAAGATAAATTGACAGATACAGAAACTGTACACGCACATTTGGATAAAAGCCACATTACTGTGCATACTTTTCCAGAATATCATCCAGATAATTCTATATCAACTTTTAGAGTGGATATTGATATTGCAACTTGTGGAGAGATTTCGCCATTGAATACATTGAATTACTTGATTGATAGTTTTGATTCGGATATTATAACTATTGATTATAGAATAAGAGGATTTACTAGGGATATTTCTGGGAAAAAGTTTTTTACAGATCATAATATTACGTCAATACAAGATTATATTGAACCTGCAAAATTGCGAATATATGATGCGATTGATGTGAATGTTTATCAATCGAATATTTTTCATACAAAAATGTTAATTAAAGAAATTGAATTACAAAATTATTTGTTTAATCAAGATGTGTATGAAATATCGCCTAAAACACGGTTAGAAATAACAAATAGATTGAGAAAAGAAATGATAGAAATTTATAGTGGGATGAATATTTATTAA
- a CDS encoding saccharopine dehydrogenase family protein: MGKKALIIGAGGVSNVVCHKCAQNSEVFSSIMIASRTKSKCDAIKETIEKSKYAGRIEIQTAKVDADNVPELVALINEYKPDIVINVALPYQDLTIMDACLETKTDYLDTANYEPLDTAKFEYKWQWAYKEKFEKAGITAILGCGFDPGVTGVFSAYAQKHYFDEINYIDILDANAGDHGYPFATNFNPEINIREVTANGSYWENGKWVETEPMEIKRVYNFPQIGEKDMYLLHHEELESLALNIKGIKRIRFFMTFGQSYLTHLKVLENVGMTSIEPIEFEGQQIVPLQFLKAVLPDPASLGPRTKGLTNIGNIFRGKKDGKDRTYYVYNVCNHEECYKEVSSQAISYTTGVPAMIGAAMVLTGEWKKPGVYNVEEMDPDKFMDALNKFGLPWVEDFNPTLVD; encoded by the coding sequence ATGGGAAAAAAAGCGTTGATAATTGGAGCAGGTGGAGTTTCAAATGTAGTTTGTCACAAATGTGCTCAAAATTCAGAAGTATTTAGCTCAATAATGATAGCGAGTAGAACAAAATCGAAATGTGATGCAATTAAAGAAACAATTGAAAAAAGTAAATATGCAGGAAGAATAGAAATTCAAACAGCAAAAGTGGATGCAGATAATGTACCAGAATTAGTAGCTTTAATTAACGAATACAAACCAGATATCGTAATAAATGTGGCGTTGCCTTATCAAGATTTGACAATAATGGATGCTTGTTTGGAAACTAAAACTGATTATTTAGATACAGCTAATTACGAGCCTTTAGATACAGCAAAATTTGAGTATAAATGGCAATGGGCTTACAAAGAAAAATTTGAGAAAGCAGGAATTACGGCTATTTTAGGATGTGGATTCGATCCAGGAGTAACAGGAGTATTCTCAGCTTATGCACAAAAACATTATTTTGATGAAATAAACTATATTGATATTTTAGATGCAAACGCTGGAGATCATGGTTATCCATTTGCAACAAATTTCAATCCAGAAATTAATATTAGAGAAGTGACTGCAAACGGAAGTTACTGGGAAAATGGAAAATGGGTAGAAACTGAACCAATGGAAATTAAAAGAGTATACAATTTTCCACAAATTGGTGAAAAAGACATGTACTTGTTACACCACGAAGAATTGGAATCTTTAGCTTTGAATATTAAAGGAATTAAGAGAATTAGATTTTTCATGACATTTGGACAAAGTTATTTGACGCACTTAAAAGTGTTGGAAAATGTAGGAATGACTTCGATTGAGCCAATTGAATTTGAAGGGCAACAAATTGTACCATTACAATTTTTAAAAGCAGTATTACCAGATCCAGCTTCATTAGGGCCTAGAACAAAAGGATTGACAAATATTGGAAATATCTTTAGAGGTAAAAAAGACGGAAAAGATAGAACTTATTATGTTTACAATGTTTGTAACCATGAAGAATGTTATAAAGAAGTTAGCTCACAAGCAATTTCTTATACAACAGGAGTTCCAGCTATGATTGGTGCTGCGATGGTGTTGACTGGAGAATGGAAAAAACCAGGAGTGTACAATGTTGAAGAAATGGATCCAGATAAATTTATGGATGCGTTGAATAAATTTGGATTACCTTGGGTAGAAGATTTTAATCCAACATTAGTAGATTAA
- the trpS gene encoding tryptophan--tRNA ligase, with amino-acid sequence MKRSLSGIQPSGVLHIGNYFGAIKQFVEMQDDYEGLYFLANYHALTSAPKGEDLKKNTIGVILDYLALGLDPKKSTLFLQSDVPEHTELSWILANVTPMGLIERAHSYKDKVAKGIKPNMGLFTYPVLMAADILIYDADVVPVGKDQKQHLEITRDIATKFNETYEKEIFKLPEPKIVESVAIVPGTNGDKMSKSYGNVINMFASKKEVKKQIMSVVTDSTPLEEPKNPDNNVTQLYSLFATPEEVEVLKEKFRAGNFGYGHAKNELLDKFMDYFAPYRAKREELVNNMDYVYDILKEGAEKARKIAGAKLEIVRDTVGLLKRS; translated from the coding sequence ATGAAAAGAAGTTTATCAGGAATACAGCCTAGCGGAGTTTTGCATATAGGAAATTACTTTGGGGCGATAAAACAGTTTGTAGAAATGCAAGATGATTATGAAGGACTTTATTTTTTAGCTAATTATCATGCTTTGACATCAGCACCAAAAGGTGAAGATTTGAAAAAAAATACAATTGGTGTAATTTTAGATTATTTAGCATTAGGATTAGACCCTAAAAAATCTACATTGTTTTTACAATCAGATGTACCAGAACATACTGAATTATCGTGGATTTTAGCGAATGTAACTCCGATGGGATTAATAGAGAGGGCACATTCTTACAAAGACAAAGTTGCGAAAGGAATCAAGCCAAATATGGGACTTTTCACTTATCCAGTGTTAATGGCAGCAGATATTTTAATTTATGATGCTGATGTAGTTCCAGTTGGAAAAGATCAAAAACAACATTTAGAAATAACAAGAGATATTGCAACAAAATTTAATGAAACTTATGAAAAAGAAATCTTTAAATTACCTGAACCAAAAATTGTTGAAAGTGTAGCAATTGTTCCAGGAACTAATGGAGATAAAATGAGTAAATCTTATGGAAATGTAATAAATATGTTCGCTTCAAAAAAAGAAGTTAAAAAACAAATTATGAGCGTTGTTACAGATTCAACACCTTTAGAAGAACCAAAAAATCCAGACAATAATGTAACTCAATTATATTCATTATTTGCAACTCCAGAAGAAGTAGAAGTTTTAAAAGAAAAATTTAGAGCTGGGAATTTCGGATATGGACATGCCAAAAATGAATTATTAGATAAATTTATGGATTATTTTGCACCATATAGAGCTAAAAGGGAAGAATTAGTAAATAACATGGACTATGTTTATGATATTTTAAAAGAAGGTGCTGAAAAAGCTCGTAAAATCGCAGGAGCTAAATTAGAAATAGTTAGAGATACTGTAGGATTATTGAAAAGAAGTTAG
- a CDS encoding transketolase family protein produces MEKKSTRQAYGEALAKLGKENENVVVLEADLSKSTMTAYFKKEFPERHINVGIAEADLIGTAAGFATTGKIPFASTFALFAAGRAYDQIRNSVAYPKLNVKICPTHAGVSLGEDGGSHQSVEDLALMRAIPGMVVLSPADAVETEKMIFAAAEYEGPVYVRLGRLNIPVLFDDNYKFEIGKAVTLTEGNDVAILATGLMVYEATEAAKQLAEQGIKARVVNVSTIKPLDEETVLKAAKECKFIVTSEEHSVIGGLGSAVSEFLSENHPTKVIKHGIQDVFGQSADGDTMLNNYKLRAKDIVEVVLRNR; encoded by the coding sequence ATGGAAAAAAAATCAACAAGACAAGCATATGGAGAAGCTTTAGCTAAATTAGGAAAAGAAAATGAAAATGTAGTAGTATTAGAAGCAGATTTGTCAAAATCAACAATGACAGCATACTTTAAAAAAGAATTTCCAGAAAGACATATAAATGTTGGGATTGCAGAAGCTGATTTAATTGGAACAGCAGCTGGATTCGCTACAACTGGTAAAATACCTTTTGCATCAACATTTGCACTTTTTGCAGCAGGTAGAGCATATGACCAAATTAGAAACAGCGTTGCATACCCTAAATTAAATGTTAAAATTTGTCCTACTCACGCAGGAGTATCTTTAGGAGAAGATGGTGGATCTCACCAATCAGTAGAAGATTTAGCTTTAATGAGAGCAATTCCTGGAATGGTAGTTTTATCGCCAGCTGATGCAGTTGAAACTGAAAAAATGATTTTTGCAGCAGCTGAATACGAAGGACCAGTTTATGTAAGATTAGGAAGATTGAATATTCCAGTATTATTCGATGACAACTATAAGTTTGAAATTGGAAAGGCTGTAACATTAACTGAAGGAAATGATGTGGCAATCTTAGCAACAGGATTAATGGTTTACGAAGCAACTGAAGCTGCAAAACAATTAGCAGAACAAGGAATCAAAGCAAGAGTAGTTAACGTTTCAACAATTAAACCATTAGACGAAGAAACTGTATTAAAAGCAGCAAAAGAATGTAAATTTATCGTAACAAGTGAAGAACACTCAGTAATTGGTGGATTAGGAAGTGCTGTGTCAGAATTTTTATCAGAAAACCATCCAACGAAAGTCATCAAACACGGAATTCAAGATGTATTTGGACAAAGTGCTGATGGAGATACAATGTTGAATAACTATAAATTGAGAGCGAAAGATATTGTAGAAGTAGTTTTGAGAAATAGATAG
- a CDS encoding aminotransferase class I/II-fold pyridoxal phosphate-dependent enzyme, whose protein sequence is MDKKLQEKTVLFDAMKKHLANRVVRFDVPGHKGGRGNKQFRDFIGLDAMQMDVNSMKPLDNLCHPTSVIKEAQDIAADAFGAKEAYFMVSGTTGAVQAMIMSTCKAGDKIIIPRNVHRSAINAMVINGTIPVYINPGLNKKLGISLGMSVKDIEKAIKENPDAKAILVNNPTYYGICSDLKSIVKLAHKHNMLVLVDEAHGAHFYFGDNLPISAMAAGADMAAISMHKTGGSLTQSSILLSGERINADYVRQVINLTQTTSASYLLMTSLDTARKNMSINGKEIFKKTVEFAEYAREEINKLGGYYAYGKDLINVDDVFDFDTTKLSIYTKDVGLAGIEVYDILRDEFNIQIEFGDLDNILAIISAGDRAMEIERLISSLAEIKRIYTKDPKGMFDHEYIAPTVVLPPQKAFYAEKKMIPISESSGQISGEFVMAYPPGIPILAPGEKITDEIIDYIEYAKEKGCLLTGTEDMKVENINVVIE, encoded by the coding sequence ATGGATAAAAAATTACAAGAAAAAACGGTTTTGTTTGATGCGATGAAAAAACATTTGGCTAACAGGGTTGTTAGATTTGATGTACCTGGTCATAAAGGTGGTCGTGGAAATAAGCAATTTCGTGATTTTATTGGATTAGATGCGATGCAAATGGATGTAAATTCAATGAAACCTTTGGATAATTTATGTCATCCTACATCAGTTATAAAAGAGGCACAGGATATTGCAGCTGATGCTTTTGGAGCTAAGGAAGCATATTTTATGGTAAGTGGGACAACTGGGGCAGTTCAGGCTATGATTATGTCTACTTGTAAAGCAGGAGATAAGATCATTATTCCTAGAAATGTGCATAGAAGTGCAATTAATGCGATGGTTATTAACGGAACAATTCCTGTCTATATAAATCCTGGTCTTAACAAAAAATTGGGAATATCGCTAGGAATGTCTGTGAAAGATATAGAAAAGGCGATAAAAGAAAATCCTGATGCAAAGGCAATTTTAGTAAATAATCCGACATATTATGGTATTTGTTCAGATTTAAAATCAATTGTAAAATTGGCACATAAGCATAATATGTTGGTTTTAGTGGATGAAGCGCATGGAGCACACTTTTATTTTGGAGATAATTTACCAATTTCGGCAATGGCAGCTGGAGCAGATATGGCAGCAATAAGTATGCACAAAACAGGTGGTTCATTAACTCAAAGTTCGATTTTATTAAGTGGAGAAAGAATAAATGCTGATTATGTACGGCAAGTGATTAATTTGACTCAGACAACAAGTGCTTCATATTTATTGATGACTTCGCTTGATACTGCGAGAAAAAACATGAGTATTAATGGTAAAGAAATTTTTAAAAAGACAGTGGAATTTGCAGAATATGCTAGAGAGGAAATTAATAAATTAGGTGGATATTATGCGTATGGAAAAGACCTTATAAATGTCGATGATGTTTTTGATTTTGATACAACAAAATTGTCAATTTATACGAAGGATGTTGGACTTGCTGGGATAGAAGTTTATGATATTTTGAGAGACGAGTTTAATATTCAAATTGAATTTGGAGATTTAGATAATATTTTGGCGATAATTTCGGCAGGAGATAGAGCGATGGAAATTGAGAGATTAATTTCATCATTGGCAGAAATTAAACGGATTTATACAAAAGATCCAAAAGGAATGTTTGATCATGAGTATATTGCACCAACTGTAGTGTTGCCACCACAAAAGGCGTTTTATGCTGAGAAAAAAATGATACCAATTTCAGAAAGTTCAGGTCAAATTAGTGGTGAATTTGTTATGGCCTATCCGCCAGGAATACCGATTTTAGCACCAGGGGAAAAGATAACTGATGAAATTATTGATTATATCGAGTATGCGAAGGAAAAAGGTTGTCTTTTGACGGGGACTGAAGATATGAAAGTAGAAAATATTAATGTGGTTATTGAGTAA
- a CDS encoding hemolysin family protein, producing MSEGSLLLQFIVIIVLTGINAFFSGAEMSIVSVNKNKIKVMVEEGDKKAILLDNLLKEPSKFLSTIQVGITLASFFASASAATGLSQFLSVFLNKMKVPYSAQLSMIIVTFLLSYVTLVFGELIPKRVALRSSEKMALSSIGVIVFISKIFSPFVKFLTFSTNVVLTLLKLKEDNIEEKVSKEELRSLVEVGREHGIINEVEKEMIENIIVFDEKIAREIMIPRTKVFLIDRNTTIEELFETKEVGKYSRIPVYEEEADNIVGILLTKDLMMEAYKKGFENINISEMVQEAYFVPETKNVNELFNEMQLEKKHIAILIDEYGGFSGIVTLEDLIEEVMGNIADEYDDEDLSIRQLSPNKYLISGDVSLNDLNDAFHIELESKYYDTLSGLLIEKLGYIPEDDEKISPITIDGIEFKPQRVRDKKIEKIIVIFLKKIEMQEKVEKEKNTQ from the coding sequence ATGTCGGAAGGCAGTTTGTTATTACAATTCATTGTAATAATAGTTTTAACTGGAATTAATGCATTTTTCTCAGGAGCAGAAATGTCGATAGTTTCAGTAAATAAAAATAAGATAAAAGTGATGGTTGAGGAGGGAGATAAAAAGGCAATTTTATTAGATAATTTATTAAAAGAGCCAAGTAAGTTTTTATCAACTATTCAAGTTGGAATAACACTTGCAAGTTTCTTTGCATCAGCATCAGCAGCAACAGGACTTTCACAATTTTTATCAGTATTTTTAAATAAAATGAAGGTGCCATATAGTGCTCAGTTATCAATGATTATAGTAACTTTCTTGTTATCATATGTAACTTTGGTTTTTGGAGAACTTATTCCAAAAAGAGTAGCGTTAAGATCTTCTGAAAAAATGGCTTTATCTTCAATTGGTGTAATTGTATTTATTTCAAAAATATTTTCGCCATTTGTAAAGTTTCTTACATTTTCAACGAATGTCGTGTTGACGCTTTTGAAATTGAAGGAAGATAATATTGAAGAAAAGGTTTCTAAAGAGGAGTTACGTTCACTTGTAGAAGTTGGAAGAGAGCATGGAATTATTAATGAAGTCGAAAAGGAAATGATTGAAAATATAATAGTTTTCGATGAAAAAATTGCTAGAGAAATAATGATTCCAAGAACGAAAGTTTTTTTAATTGATAGAAATACGACGATTGAAGAATTATTTGAAACAAAAGAAGTTGGGAAATATTCAAGAATACCTGTTTATGAAGAGGAAGCAGATAATATTGTAGGAATCTTGTTGACAAAAGATTTAATGATGGAGGCGTACAAAAAAGGATTTGAAAATATCAATATTTCTGAAATGGTTCAGGAAGCATATTTTGTTCCAGAAACTAAAAATGTAAATGAGTTATTTAATGAAATGCAGTTAGAGAAAAAACATATTGCAATTTTAATTGATGAATATGGAGGATTTTCTGGAATTGTGACATTGGAAGACTTGATTGAAGAAGTGATGGGGAATATTGCAGATGAATATGATGATGAAGATTTATCAATCAGACAATTATCGCCGAATAAATATTTGATTAGTGGAGATGTTTCGTTGAATGACTTAAATGATGCGTTTCATATAGAGCTAGAATCTAAATATTATGATACTTTGAGTGGTCTTTTGATTGAAAAATTAGGATATATTCCTGAAGATGATGAAAAAATATCGCCGATAACTATTGATGGAATTGAATTTAAACCGCAAAGAGTTAGAGATAAAAAAATTGAGAAAATAATAGTGATATTTTTGAAGAAAATTGAGATGCAAGAAAAAGTAGAAAAAGAAAAAAATACACAATAA
- a CDS encoding transketolase, translating into MEINELQAIAKGLRRDIVEMIYRAKSGHPGGSLSIADILTVLYWKEMNVDPKNPKMENRDRFVLSKGHAAPALYAVLMEKGFASKDLIPTLRRWHSPLQGHPDMKKLPGVEMSTGSLGQGLSAANGMALSAKIYKNDYRVYTILGDGELQEGQVWEAAMTAAHYKLDNLVAFVDSNNLQIDGNVTDVMNVAPVAAKFEAFNWNVIEIDGHNYEEIIAALEKARSVKGKPTVIVAHTVKGKGVSFMENNAGFHGAAPNEDEYKQAMEELK; encoded by the coding sequence ATGGAAATTAATGAATTGCAAGCAATAGCAAAAGGTTTAAGAAGAGACATTGTTGAAATGATTTACAGAGCAAAATCTGGACATCCAGGAGGATCGTTATCAATCGCAGACATTTTAACAGTATTATATTGGAAAGAAATGAATGTAGATCCAAAAAATCCTAAAATGGAAAATAGAGATAGATTTGTTTTAAGTAAAGGACATGCTGCACCAGCTCTTTATGCTGTATTGATGGAAAAAGGATTTGCGAGTAAAGATTTAATTCCTACTCTTAGAAGATGGCATTCACCATTGCAAGGACATCCTGATATGAAAAAATTACCAGGTGTTGAAATGTCAACAGGTTCATTAGGACAAGGATTATCAGCTGCTAATGGAATGGCTTTAAGTGCTAAAATTTACAAAAATGATTACAGAGTTTACACAATTTTAGGAGATGGAGAATTACAAGAAGGTCAAGTTTGGGAAGCGGCAATGACTGCGGCTCATTACAAATTGGATAATTTAGTAGCTTTCGTTGATAGTAATAATTTACAAATTGATGGAAATGTAACAGATGTAATGAATGTTGCACCAGTAGCTGCTAAATTTGAAGCATTTAACTGGAATGTAATCGAAATTGATGGACATAACTATGAAGAAATAATTGCTGCATTAGAAAAAGCAAGATCTGTAAAAGGAAAACCAACTGTAATCGTGGCTCACACTGTTAAAGGAAAAGGAGTTTCATTTATGGAAAATAACGCTGGATTCCATGGAGCTGCTCCAAATGAAGATGAATACAAACAAGCAATGGAAGAATTAAAATAG